From the genome of Kryptolebias marmoratus isolate JLee-2015 linkage group LG19, ASM164957v2, whole genome shotgun sequence, one region includes:
- the vta1 gene encoding vacuolar protein sorting-associated protein VTA1 homolog: MALPAQLRPIQHHLRTAQEHENRDPVVSYYCRLYAMQTGMKLDSKTPECRKFLVNLMDQLESMKKELSDNESITQEVVGNAHIENYALKLFLYADNEDRAGRFHKNMIKSFYSSSLLMDVLSVFGELSEENVQHRKYARWKATYIHNCLKNGESPQPGPIAMEGDEEADEFGAAGFSHGGSFRADPPEPDQRSAPGPTAGIGFAPGPGSVPTGPPTTNYNNIQIPPGAHAPANTPAELQPPSDAGKPHPAPRSGPAVDPALLSAQQQGGVQLTPEDFTRAQKYCKYAGSALQYEDVSTAVQNLQKALKLLTTGKE; this comes from the exons GTCGGCTCTACGCCATGCAGACGGGCATGAAGCTGGACAGTAAAACCCCCGAGTGCCGCAAGTTCCTGGTCAACCTCATGGACCAGCTGGAGTCG atgaagaaggagctgagcgaCAACGAGTCCATCACTCAGGAGGTGGTTGGAAACGCCCACATTGAAAACTACGCCTTAAAGCTCTTCCTGTACGCTGACAACGAAGACCGAGCAGGACGGTTCCACAA GAACATGATCAAGTCCTTCTACAGTTCCAGCCTGCTGATGGACGTCCTGTCTGTCTTCGGGGAGCTTTCAGAGGAG AATGTTCAGCACAGGAAGTACGCCCGCTGGAAGGCCACCTACATCCACAACTGCCTGAAGAACGGGGAGAGCCCTCAGCCGGGGCCCATCGCCATGGAGGGGGACGAGGAAGCAG ATGAGTTTGGAGCTGCGGGTTTCTCTCACGGAGGCTCCTTCAGGGCCGATCCTCCTGAACCGGACCAGAGGTCGGCTCCGGGTCCCACCGCAGGGATCGGCTTCGCTCCAGGTCCCGGGTCGGTCCCGACGGGCCCACCGACCACAAACTACAACAACATCCAGATCCCCCCGGGGGCCCACGCTCCGGCCAACACTCCAGCAGAGCTGCAGCCTCCTTCAG ATGCTGGCAAACCTCATCCTGCTCCCCGATCGGGTCCGGCTGTCGACCCGGCTCTGCTGAGCGCCCAGCAGCAGG gTGGCGTTCAGCTCACCCCTGAAGACTTCACCCGGGCGCAGAAGTACTGTAAGTACGCGGGCAGCGCTCTGCAGTACGAGGACGTCAGCACGGCCGTCCAGAACCTCCAGAAAGCCCTGAAACTCCTCACCACCGGCAAAGAATGA